A genome region from Microplitis mediator isolate UGA2020A chromosome 4, iyMicMedi2.1, whole genome shotgun sequence includes the following:
- the LOC130666838 gene encoding speckle-type POZ protein-like: protein MEEGYTFVKTHKIEYKWKIKNISSLLKKIESDSTILESSKFSTGAKINDKWCIRLYLNNGIMPKYSEQYISIFLYNFTDYTVTPQVKFSMLDHEQNIVFLKNSTTEFKTKESSGYIKFIEKENLLNNKSKLIPNDVLTVCAEVIVSDNAMTIPIKSSFNFSKSQLIDDIEELYNSKANSDVTIVVGDKEFQAHKLIMMARSPVFSAMFDHEMIEKKSKQVSIPDISPEIFEKVLKYIYTDQVTDLDVVAADLLEAADKYQLLSLKKMCEHSLCSTLNCQNAVKRIILADRHHAGQLLDYVTECIIADASIIVTDDFKELERSSPSLGFQLLKKIVSSLNTNETNIIYSS from the coding sequence ATGGAAGAAGGTTACACGTTTGTTAAGACACACAAGATTGAGTATAAGTGGAAAATAAAGAATATTAGTTCTCTTTTGAAAAAGATAGAAAGTGATTCCACTATTTTAGAgtcatcaaaattttccacAGGAGCTAAAATTAACGACAAGTGGTGTATTAgattatatttgaataatggTATTATGCCTAAATATTCTGaacaatatatatcaatatttttgtataatttcACTGACTACACTGTAACGCctcaagttaaattttctatgttAGATCATGAACAAAACATAGTCTTTCTAAAGAATTCCACGACAGAATTCAAGACAAAAGAAAGTTCGGgttatatcaaatttatagAGAAAGAAAACTTATTAAACAATAAGTCAAAACTGATACCTAATGACGTGTTAACAGTATGCGCTGAAGTCATTGTTTCTGATAATGCGATGACAATTCCAATTAAAAGTTCatttaacttttcaaaaagtCAATTGATAGATGACATTGAAGAACTTTACAACAGTAAAGCCAACAGCGATGTCACTATTGTCGTTGGAGATAAAGAGTTCCAAgcacataaattaattatgatggCGCGTAGTCCAGTTTTTAGTGCAATGTTTGATCATGagatgattgaaaaaaaatcaaaacaagtTTCCATACCAGACATCAGTCCGGAAATCTTTGAGAAAGTCCTAAAGTATATTTACACTGATCAGGTAACTGATCTAGATGTCGTTGCTGCGGATTTATTAGAAGCCGCCGACAAGTATCAACTTCTGTCGCTTAAAAAAATGTGTGAACACTCACTTTGTTCAACTTTGAACTGTCAAAATGCCGTAAAACGAATAATACTAGCTGATCGTCATCATGCCGGACAATTACTGGATTACGTTACTGAGTGTATTATAGCCGATGCATCAATTATAGTGACGGATGATTTTAAAGAACTTGAAAGGTCAAGTCCATCTTTGGGATttcaattgttaaaaaaaatagtttcaagTTTAAATACCAACGAaactaatattatttattcatcttaa
- the LOC130666837 gene encoding speckle-type POZ protein-like codes for MAEGYTIAKEHTITYEWKIKNISSHLKKVEGNSTILESSAFSTGAKINDKWCIKLHLNNGINPIHPETYTSIFIYNLTGYNVTAKGSFFLLNNKQRAVCCADFIQNFKMDRISGYHKFIRKELLLKDKAELIPDDVLTVGVDVIVTDDAITIPIKSSFNFSKSQMVGDIKEIYISRANSDVTIVVGDKEFQAHKFIMMVRSPVLSKMLTHEMVEKKSKQVSITDITPEIFEKVLEYIYTDQVIDLGDDAFDLLEAAKKYQLLSLEKMCEHSLCTTLSRRNIVKRMILADRHDAGQLLDYFTECIIADASNIIATDNFKELEKSCPSLGFQLFKKFVSSSNTNEPKITYSS; via the coding sequence ATGGCAGAAGGTTACACGATTGCTAAGGAACACACGATTACGTATGAATGGAAAATAAAGAACATTAGTTCACATTTGAAAAAGGTAGAAGGTAATTCCACTATTTTAGAGTCATCAGCATTTTCCACAGGAGCTAAAATTAACGACAAGTGGtgtattaaattacatttgaaTAATGGTATTAACCCCATACATCCTGAAACCTATacatcaatatttatatataatttgactGGCTATAATGTAACAGCTAAaggttcattttttttgttaaataataaacaaagagCAGTCTGTTGTGCGGATTTCATTCAAAACTTCAAGATGGACCGAATTTCGGGTTATCACAAATTTATACgcaaagaattattattaaaagataAGGCTGAACTGATACCTGATGACGTTTTAACAGTAGGCGTTGATGTCATTGTTACTGATGATGCGATTACAATTCCAATCAAAAGTTCATTTAACTTTTCGAAAAGTCAAATGGTAGGtgatattaaagaaatttacatCAGCAGAGCCAACAGCGATGTCACTATTGTTGTTGGGGATAAAGAGTTTCAAgcacataaatttattatgatggTGCGTAGTCCAGTTTTAAGTAAAATGTTGACTCATGAgatggttgaaaaaaagtcgaaacaAGTTTCCATAACTGACATCACTCCCGAAATCTTTGAAAAAGTCCTAGAGTATATTTACACTGATCAGGTAATTGATCTAGGTGACGATGCTTTTGATTTGTTAGAGGCCGCCAAAAAGTATCAACTCCTGTCGCTCGAAAAAATGTGTGAACACTCACTCTGTACAACCTTGAGCCGTCGAAATATCGTAAAACGGATGATACTAGCTGATCGTCATGATGCTGGACAATTGTTGGATTACTTTACTGAGTGCATTATAGCCGATGCATCAAACATTATAGCGACAGATAATTTCAAAGAACTTGAAAAATCATGTCCATCTTTAGGATTTcagttgtttaaaaaatttgtttcaagCTCAAATACCAACGAACCCAAAATTACTTATTCATCTTAG